GTCTGAGGGACCGGACCCGGCAGGGGGCGATCCGGGTCGTCACCGGGGTCGTCCTCATCGGGTTGGCGGCGTTCGGCTCCTACACCTACGTCGAGGACAGTCGATCGCCGGACTCGATGCTGGGCCAGCCCTCGGAGACCGAGGCAGCGCCCAGCGAGTCGCCGTCCCCCGGACCCCAGCCGTCGGAACGGGTCGAGCAGGGGCCGAACACCTTCCTCGCCGAGCTGAACCAACTGCCTCGCTGTGAGGTGTCGGACCTGGGCCCGTGGGCGCTGGACGTGCTCGGGACGGCGGACGAGATCGAGGACGTGGCCTTGGACGATGTCGCCACGTCGTTGCCGTTGGTGCGTCGTGACCTGCCGTTGGTCGCCTGCCACATCACGCTGGGGCTGGGGGAGGGGGTGGTGGCGTGGGAGGCTCAGGGTGCGGAGGGCGCGTTGGTCCGCGTCCTGCGGCAGTTCGATGCCCCTGATGGTGGCCTCGTCCCCGGCGCGCCCGACCTGCCGGAGTACGTCGAGGTGCCACTGGCCAGCGGTCAGGCCTTCGCTGGCCAGGCCACCGGTGAGCGGGTCGATGGTTCGGTGGTCCTCGATGGCCGGCCCAGCCGGCTGGTGGCCCAGCCGTTCGGCTTCTACGCGGCGCAGTTCGCCGAGTTGGCCCCAGCGCAGCGGGTCAGCCTGCTGCGGACGACCGGCGTCGAGGCGGGGTCGGCGTTCGGCGTGGCGGTGCCCCTGCCGGAGGAGTGGATGGCCTGCACGGGACCGCTCGCGGCCACCCGGTCGGGCTTTGCCGCGGTCGGCATCGTGGAGGCGTGCCGGGGGACCGAGCGGGTGGAGGTGTCGATCGTCGAGGTGCCTCCGGCGACGTTGCCCGCCGGCGGGGTGCGGGTTGGGCCGGCCGTGGTGATTCCACTGGCGGGCGAACCGGGGGACGTCGAGGCGGTTGCGGAGGAGGTCGACCGGCTGTGGACCGAGGGTGCGGTCGGCTGAGGTCAGAGATCCTCGAGTCGTGGCCAGACCTGGTCCTCGAACGCCAGGTCGACGGCGGCACCCGGAGCCAGGTGTGGCGCGGGCGGATCGACGGCAACCGTGTAGCTGTCCGCCACGCTCGACGGTCGGCGGCGTCGCTGGACTGGGAGTTGGACCTCCAGGCCCGCCTGGACATGGCCGTCTTCCGGCCACCGCAGATCGTGCCGACCGCCGACGGTGCTCGCCGAGTCGGTCAGGTCGTTGTGACCGAGTGGGTCGAGGGTCATCAACCGAGGACAGCCGATGAGCGAGGTGCAGTCGCGGCCGGGCTCCGGGCGCTCCACAGCGAATGGGCAGACCACCCGCAACGGCCGGGCTGCGTGACGGTTCGGGAGCTGACGTGGGCGAGACGGAGCGTCGACGCCGACCTCGACCGGATGCCACCTGACGTTGCATCGCTGGTGGAGGCCGTGTTCGGAGAGGCCGACGGCCTGCCGACGTCTGTGATCCACGGGGACCCCAGCCCGTCGAACACTCGCCTCCAGCCCGATGGGTCGGTCGTGCTCCTCGACTGGGATGAGAGCCGTGTGGACGTGCCGCTCCTCGACCGTGCAGGGGTACAAGACCCGTTGCTGGAGGGCGAGGAACTGACCCGGGCGTTGCGTGTCATGCTGGCCTGGGAGGTTGCGAACGGGTGGCTCGTCGAACCCAGCTACGCCCGAGCTCGGTTGAAGGAGCTTCGCCAGCTCTTGCGTCGTCGAGCCTGAGGCTGCCGCGCCGGCCGTCTCTCGCTTGCGAGCTGCCGACGCAGCCGTCGATGGCCTCGCGCAGCAGGTCGGCGTGGCCGTCGTGCCGCGCGTGCTCGTGGACCATGTGGAGGAGAATCGCTCGCAGGGACGTGTCAGTCTCCCATGCCCTTGATATGAGATCGCTCACCAGGGGAGCCGACCCTGACTGATGGCGCGCTACCGTTCGACCGTGCACGCCGCCTTCTTGGACCTCGACGGCTGCCTGGTCGACTCCTCCCGTGCGATCCCGTTCGCCATCAACGCAGGTCTGGAGTCCGTCGGGCTCGCCCCCCAGCCGGTTGACTCGTTGGTGCAGTACGTCGGCCCCCCGCTGTTAGCGACCTACCGTGAACTCCTGAGTCAACAGGGTGAGAGCCCAGGTCGGGCCGAGGAGGCCGTCCAGGGCTATCGGGCCGTCTACGGTGGGCTGGCGCGGCAGTGGACGACGGTCGTCGAGGGCATCCCGGCCGCACTGCAGTCGCTGCGGAGTGCCGGCATCCGGCTGGTCGTCGTCACCTCCAAGCCTCGGGTTGTGGCGGTCCCGCTCCTCGAGCACGTCGAGCTGTTGGACGAGTTCGAGGAGGTGGTCGGCCCCGAGTTGTCGGCGCTGACCGAGCCGAAGCAGGTCGGGCTCGAGCGCGCCCTGCACCTCGTCGGCCGGGCCGACGGCGACCGGGCGGACACCGTCATGATCGGGGACACCCGGTACGACATCGAGGCGGGCCACTCGTGCGGGACCCGAACCATCGGTGTGACGTGGGGGAGCGGATCGCCGGAGGAATTGATGGCCCTCGGGGCCGACCGGGTGGTCCAGCGGCCGCGGCAGATCCCGGTAGCTCTCCACGACCTGGTGGCCTGACCGGGCGGGCTCGCGACGAGGGGCGCCTGGTGGAAACCAGTCACCAAACACGTCTTCGAAAAAGCTAGACATGGTGGCATTTCAAGGGGCCCTCATGTCACACCCCCTCCCTAGACTGCAGGTATGAAGGTCACGGCTGTGGGCACCGACACCACCATCGGTGGTGGGAGTAAGGGGAGGGCGCAGGCGCCGGACCCTTGCCGCACCGCCATCGATGCCCTGGTCCAGGTCGACCGCAGCATGGCCACCGTCCTGCGGGCACTGGCTGACGCCCCACCGACGGCAGGGCTGCCCGCCGCCCGGCTGGTCGGGCTGGCGGCCCACCAGACCGGCTGGGACGTCGCCTACCTCCGCCGCTGCATCGAGACGCTCCAGGCGATGCCATTGACGTGGGCCGCGTTCGACGACGGGCGCATCTCCTGGTCCCAGCTGCGTCGCATCGTCGGCCCCGCCCGACGCCTCTGCATCGCCGACCGAGCCACCCTCGACCACCAACTGTCAGGCGCCATCGACCAGAATGACCGGGCGGAGCCGGACCGCATCTGTGAGCTCGCCGAGGACATGGCTTGCCGACTCGACGACCGCCGCACTGCCGAGCGCGAACAGGCCACGGCGGACCGGTCCTACATCCACTTCCAGCCGCGCCTCACCGGCGGGACCGACTTCCACGGTCACGGCGATGACGACCAGATCGCCACGCTCACTGCCGCACTGGACGCTGCCGCCGACCGACCCGTAGCCGATGACGAGCAGCCGGTCGACGTCGATGGCAAGCCGATCCCTGCCGCGTGGCTCCGGCACACCGCGCGAGGCGCACAGCGCATGGAGGGGCTCCGCCGCATCTCCGCCGCCTACCTGGCAGGCGCTGATGGCGGTCCGGCACGACCCTCGGTGACGGTCGTCACCGACCTGACCACGATCACCCAATCAGAGAACGACCCAGGTTGTACGCGGGCCGCATCGCGCCTCCTGTGGAACCTGGCCGGAGGTCGACGACCGCTCTCTTCGGCCGCTGTCCGGATGCTGACCTGCGATGCCGACCACGTGCCAATGCTTACCGACGGGCCACAGCTGCTCGCCATCGGGGACGCGCACAATCCCATCACGACGTCCCTTCGCCGGGCGGTCATCGCCCGCGATCAGGGGTGTCGCTTCCCGGGCTGTGGCGCGCCTTCCGCCCACAGCGATCTGCACCACGTCGTCCACCGCGCCGACGGCGGCCCGACCACACCGGGCAACCTGGTAGCTCTCTGCCGACCGCACCATCGCACAGTCCATCAGCACAACTGGCGACTCACCCTCACGGACGGAGTCCTGACGGTCCGGCACGGACGCTGGCAGTTCACCAGCCAGCCGCGACTCCGGCCGCCACCGCCCACCCGCGCCGCTGCTCCTCGGGATTCTGGACAGGCGCGCGGTAGTCCTGCAACCGGGTCAGTTGCCACCCATCGAGAACCGAACCCCAAGATGGCCGATCAGTTGCCATTCTGAGTCCGCTCACGCGATCGCTCAGATGGTGCATCCGAGCGGCCCTGACCGACGGTTCTGCCCGTCAGCCAACCTCGCGCTGACGGGCCTGTCGGCGTGCTCACGACCGACGCCCGTCTTCCGGTCGACGTCACCAGCGTCCTCGTTCCGCGTCACCTGACGGTCGGGGTCAGGCTCAGTCCGCAGCAGATCCGCGCCTCCGGGTCACACGCGGGAGCTACTCGGAACGATCTGGACGCAGCACTCTGAGGATGTGCGGCCACGCGACGGCTCCGAGTTCCGCATCAGCCTCGGGCGTCCCGCCGCGGGCCATCCGCTGGCCGCCGGCCGGCTTGGCCTCTCCCGGCAGAACGGCGCGGTGACCGGCGTCCGGGTGCCCGATGACCGTGGTCGGGAGATCCCCCCGCCGCGCACGGATGGCTTCCGCGAAGGGCAGCGCCGGCCACCCGCGGCTCGACAGCAGCCGTCAGCAACGCGAGTTCCGCCCCGAACGACGTGCCGATGAGCACAACCCGATCGCAGGAGCGGAGCAGGATCTTCACCTCGGCGACGACGCTCTCCAATCGAACACGACGGGGGATGGACGGCTGTCCCGGTCCGCCGAACCACCGTGGCGCCCGCACGAGGAGCCCGTGTCGTCGCAGGAGCGCTGCGCGGCCGTGGTGGGGCACACCACTCGAGCCGTGCAGCAGCACCACGCCGGTCGCTCTGATGGGTCCCATGGTGCCGAAGCGCCCGGCGCCATGTGGCATCGTACGAGGGGATGCGCGACAGCGTCACCTTCCCGGTCACCATCGAGTTCGACACCCATGAGCGCGACGGCTACATGAAGCACTTCATCGTGCTGCCCGAGACCTTCGCCGCGGTGGAGGGTGACCGGCTGGTCGGCGAGCTGGTCGGCCGCACCTTCAGCCGTGTGGTGTGGGACCACCCGGATGGCTCCCGCCGTCTCAAGTTCGGCGAGGGATGGCTGGCCGAGCTGGGTCTGGACGTCGGCGACACCATCGAGCTCACACTCCAGACCGACCCCGACCCCGACTACGTCGAGCTCGCACCCGAGCTGGAAGAGGCGCTGGCCGCCGACCCGGTCGCCGAGCACGCCTGGGAGTCACTCACCCCGGGACGACGGCGGACCCTGGCGTACGGCGTCACGCGGGCCAAGCGGCCGGAGACCCGCAGGCGCAAGGCGCGGGAGTTGGTCGCCGAGCTCAAGGTCGGCCGCTGACCATCGTGTGATCGAGCAGGATGTGGTCAGTCCTCAGGCTCCACGACGTGACCCGCACCAGTTACGAACACGGCTCGGCCGGGAGCTCGGGCGCCATCGGTCGGCGGCGATGCAGCAGCCTCGACAGCGACGTCGTGCTCAGTCAGGTATCCGCTGGCGGCACCGTCGGGGCCGATCGCGAACAAGGTGCAGGAGGACACCCGCATGTTGTTCTCGTACTTATTGCTGTAGGACAGCCATGCCCGTTCGGTCGGGCCGCCAAGAAGGCCCGCAATCTGTGTCGGTCCCGACGACTCGTTCCACGCGGTGAGACAGTCCCCTCGCATCAACCGACTGCCGCCGCACGCCGAGCCCAGGACCACCACCGCCACCAGCAGCCTCGCCACGAGAAGCCTGTGCCGACTGGTCGCCATGTGATCCCCTGGTCCGATCGATGCCCAGACTAGGACGCCGCACGTCGTCAGGCGACTCCAAGGAGCCGCCAGAGACGACGACGTGCACCGAACCTCCGGGAAGAGCGCCGCCAACCCGCACCGAACACCAGACTGACGTCGACGGAGCGGCCCCACACTCCAGACCCATGAGATCCCGACGCCTCGGAGCGGCCCTGCGAGCCATCGCCTACGTCTGCTCGGTCCCGGTCGGTCTGGTGCTGATCCTGTGGACGGTCAGCTTCATCGTCCAGTTCGGTGCCTACGCCTTCCCGCGGACCGTCCACGTCTGGCTGGTCCTCCTGACGGCCACGATCCTTCTCCGCGCCAGCAGTCTGGCCCGCGGCCGGGCACGAACGGCACTGCGCACGCACGCCGGTCTGGAACTGGCCTTGTCGGTTGGCCTGCTCACCTACGCCTGGCTCTTTCCGCAGCCCGACGAACACGTTCCCGGAGCCATCATGACCATCGTCGTCGTCACCGCCGGCATCATCCAGCTGCTGGTGGCGATCGCACCCGCCGGGAGTGCGTCGGTCCGCAGTCGGGAAAACCTGAGGCATGAGTGATCTTGACACCAGAACCGTGCTCGTGGCCGGCGGAACCGGTCAGGTGGGTGAGCCCATCGTCCGCCAGCTGCTCGACGACGGCGCGACGGTCGTGGTCCCCAGCCGTCGGCCGGAGAAGGCCCGGGAGCTGCTCCCATCCAACGCCCACGTCATGGAGGGGGACCTGAGCGACCCAGCCAGCGCAGGGGCCGTTCGCGAGTCGATCACCAGCCAAGGGCTCAGCCCGACCGACGTCATCGCCTCACTCGGCTCGTGGTGGTCCGGACCGGACATCGGTCATCTGGACCCGGAGGAGTGGGATCGTGTCCTGGCCATGGGACTCGGCGCCCACTTCCACACCGCGAACACGTTCCTGCCGCTGCTCGAGAACACAGCAGACGCCACCTACACCCTCATCAACGGCGGTGGCGGGGTGGACCCGGTGCCTGGATCTGGAGCCGTCTCGATCTCCGCCGCCGCCCAGCTCATGCTGGGCCGGGTACTCGCACAGCAAGACGGACCGCCTCGCGTCACCACCCTGGTGGCGATGACGCCCGTCCTCACACGGGACCGACCGGAAGGTCGAGGCGGCTGGCTCCGCGCCGAGACGATAGCCACGATCACCAGTCGCATCGTCGGTGGCGCCACGCTCGACGAGGTGACCTATCTGACCAACGAGCCCAGCGCAGCCGGGCTGCTCTCATCGATGGAGTAGTCGATCGAGGAGCGGTCCCGGACAGCTGAAGCTGTCACCTGGGCCACGCTCGGAGCAGAACCACGACTAGCATGGCGCCGATGCCACCACTCTCGTCTCTGGCGAGCTTCGGCTTGCTCAGCTTGCTCCTGATCATCGTCCCGGGCCCCTCGGTCATCTTCGTCCTCAGCCGATCAGTCGCTCTCGGCCGCCGCTCCGGCCTGCTCTCGGTCGTCGGCAACACGATCGGCGTCTCGGTCCTCATCCTCCTCGTCGCCGCGGGGCTCGGCCCGATGCTCGAGCGCTCGGCGACACTGTTCACGGCGATGAAGCTGATCGGTGCCGCCTACCTCGGGTGGTTGGGGATCCAGGCGATCAGGAACCGTCACGAGGCCGCCCGCGTCGTGGACGTGACGGAGATGGGGAGAACTCGACGTTCACTCTTGGCAGAGGGCTTCATCGTCGGCGTGTCGAACCCGAAGGCACTGGTGTTCTTCGCGGCGATCCTCCCGCAGTACGTGGACCCCGGCATCGGGCCGGCGGGCACGCAGATGGCGGTGTTGGGTGGCCTCTTCGCTGTCATCGCCCTGGTCTGTGACGGCGTCTGGGCGCTGGCTGGCGGCTCGGCACGAGCGTGGCTGCTGCGCTCACCCCGCCGTCTCGCCCGGCTGGGCGGCGCCAGCGGTCTTGCCATGATCGGGTTGGGTGTGGGCCTGGCGGTGACGGGCCGCCCCGACTCATCGCGCTGACGATCCGGCTGCAGGGCAGCCGCTGAGCCCGCCTACCCCGTCGGCTCGCGGCGCCTCGCGCTCCAGATCCCACCGCCGGCCAACGTGACCACGGCGATGGCCGCCAGGGCGAGCAACGGCGTGGTTGCGATCGGCACACCACGCAGCATCGAGTCACGGAGCCCGGGGATCGCGTGGTACATGGGCAGCAGCCAGCCCACCGGTCGAGCCCAGGCGAAGAGCCGCTCGGGTGAGAGCAGCAGTCCGCCGAAGAACACGCTGAGCAGCAGGATCAGCATGGCGCCCTGGACGACCTGCGTCGTGGTTCGGCTGATCGCCGAGAGCACGAAGCCGACGCCGATGCTCGCCACCAGGGCCAGGCCGAGGACACCCGCCACCGGGAGCACACCGGAGCGCATCGGCGCTCCCAACACCAACACCACGGCGGCCAGCAGAACCGCACCGAGCACGAGTCCGATGAGGAGGTAGGCCAGGACCTTGCCAGCCAACCGCTCGGCGGGACGGAGGGGCGAGACGGCGAGCAACTCGACCGTGCCCTGGCTTCGCTCACGGCTGATCGAGAGGGCGACGAAGGTGATCGTCAGGTGCTGCAGGATCAGCGCCACTACCGCAGGGGCGTAGAACTCCGACGTCGTGATCGCCCCGCCGGCGGCCTCGGCCTCGCCGTCCAGCGGGGCCGCGAGCAGGGCGGGGTCGCGATCGAACAACTCCTGGGCCTCCTCGATCCCGGCCTCGACCTGCGCCTGCTCGCGCTCGTCGAGTCCTCCCTCCGCAGCGGCAGCGGCCGCCTCCTCCTGCTGTGCTGACTCCTCCAGCAGCGCTTCGGCGACACCCTGCACCTCGGCGATCGCCGCCTCGACGATCCGGTCGTTGATGTCGGACACGGCGCCGTCGGTCAGCAGGCTGATGGCCTGCGCCTCCAGTGGATCGAGGAAGCTGTGCCGAACCCGCAGCACGGGCTGTTCCTCGCTGGAGGTGAGGTCATCGAGGCGTACGTCCGGAACGGAGATGATCACCTGCACCTCGTCCCGTCGAAGCGCCGACTCGGCGGCTGCCTCGTTGCTGCCGATGTCGTGCACCAGCAGTCGACCCTCCTGCGCCTCGGCGAACTCCTCGACCAGGCCCTGCAGGTCAGGGTTGTCCTCGGGCACCACGAAGGCCACGCTGACGGCCGGGTCCACGGGCCGGACGCCGGCACCGAAGAGCAGCAGGATCGCCAGGGGTCCGATGACCAGGATCGTCAGCAGCCCCGGCTGGCGGAGGAGTTGGACGATTTCCTTGCGAACGACGCCGTAGAGGCGCTGGAGCAGGTCACGCATCGTCCTGCTCCAGCAGCGTGACGAAGACATCCTCGAAGGGACGGACGTACCGCTCGGCCAGCGGCCGGTCCAGTCCGGCGTCGGCCATCACCGAATCGAGGGCCGGCAAGTCGATCTCGGCGTCGGCGACGACCAGCCGGAGCGCATTCTCGCCATTGCGCGACACCTTTCGCACCACGTCGTTCTGCTGGAGCGCGCCGATGGCCTGTGGTGGGATGCGGCTGGACGTCTGGACGTCCACGACGTCTCCGCCCTCGGCGCGCCGACGCAACTCGGCAGGTGTCCCGACGGCCACCAGGCGACCCTCGACGATCAGTCCGACCGTGTCGCACATCGTTGCCTCAGAAACGATCTGGGTGGTGACGACGAGTGTGCGCCCGTCATCACGCAGGGCCTGGAAGTGCGACCACACCTGCCGGCGCAGACGGGGATCCAGGCCGCTGGTCGGCTCGTCCAGGAAGAGCAGGTCCGGCTCGTGCAGGAGCGCACCCGCCAGGGCGACGCGCCGCTGCATGCCGCCGGACGTGGAGCCGAGCGCCTGCGACTCGGTGCCGGCCAGGTCGAGGTGGCGCAGCACCTCCTCGATCCGCGTCGAGGCGTTCCGGACGCCGTACAGGGAGGCGACGAAGAGCAGGTTCTCTCGGACCGACAGCTCGGGGTACAGCACACCGAGTTGCGGCATGTAGCCGATGCGCTGCCGGGTTGCGGTGTCGTGGGCGTCGACGTCGCTGCCGAAGATCCGCACGGTGCCGGCGTCAGGCTGCAGGTATCCGGTCAGCATCCGGACGGTGGTCGTCTTCCCGCTGCCGCTCGGGCCGATCAGACCGTGGATCGTTCCCGGTGCGACGGAGAGGTCGAGGTCGTGGATGACGGCAACGTCCCCGAAGGATCGAGAGACCCCGCTGGCTTCGACGGTGACCGCGGGTGCGCCGTCGGCGGACTGCTGGCTCGGCATCGCCGTGGTCATATCCGGTTAGGGTGCGCAGTAACCCATGGCCGTCTTTCCACTCCCACATGCTGCTGTCGCCACGCTCTTCCGGGCTGTTGCGGTGCTGGGCCTGGTCGCTGCGCTGCTCGGCGGCGTGGCCGGTTGGCTGCTGCTCTCCCGGACCGGCGACGCCCTGCAGGCGTCGTTGGAGCTGACCAGCGACACCCTGGAGTCCCTCGATGCCTCCGCTGGTGTGGCGCAGGACACCGTGGCCGCGCTTGCGGCCTCGCTGGTGACGCTGGAGGCGACCGCAGCCGATCTTGATGGCGCCTTCGATGACGGAGAACGCCTGATGACCGACCTCGGGGAGGTCGTCCGGACCGATGTGGCCTCCTCCATCCGAGCCGTGGAGGACTCGCTACCGGGCCTGGTCGAGGTGGCCGGCACGGTCGACACCACCCTCGGCGCCCTCAGCGATCTCCCGATCGGGCTCAGCTAC
This Euzebya tangerina DNA region includes the following protein-coding sequences:
- a CDS encoding HNH endonuclease signature motif containing protein yields the protein MKVTAVGTDTTIGGGSKGRAQAPDPCRTAIDALVQVDRSMATVLRALADAPPTAGLPAARLVGLAAHQTGWDVAYLRRCIETLQAMPLTWAAFDDGRISWSQLRRIVGPARRLCIADRATLDHQLSGAIDQNDRAEPDRICELAEDMACRLDDRRTAEREQATADRSYIHFQPRLTGGTDFHGHGDDDQIATLTAALDAAADRPVADDEQPVDVDGKPIPAAWLRHTARGAQRMEGLRRISAAYLAGADGGPARPSVTVVTDLTTITQSENDPGCTRAASRLLWNLAGGRRPLSSAAVRMLTCDADHVPMLTDGPQLLAIGDAHNPITTSLRRAVIARDQGCRFPGCGAPSAHSDLHHVVHRADGGPTTPGNLVALCRPHHRTVHQHNWRLTLTDGVLTVRHGRWQFTSQPRLRPPPPTRAAAPRDSGQARGSPATGSVATHREPNPKMADQLPF
- a CDS encoding ABC transporter permease, which produces MRDLLQRLYGVVRKEIVQLLRQPGLLTILVIGPLAILLLFGAGVRPVDPAVSVAFVVPEDNPDLQGLVEEFAEAQEGRLLVHDIGSNEAAAESALRRDEVQVIISVPDVRLDDLTSSEEQPVLRVRHSFLDPLEAQAISLLTDGAVSDINDRIVEAAIAEVQGVAEALLEESAQQEEAAAAAAEGGLDEREQAQVEAGIEEAQELFDRDPALLAAPLDGEAEAAGGAITTSEFYAPAVVALILQHLTITFVALSISRERSQGTVELLAVSPLRPAERLAGKVLAYLLIGLVLGAVLLAAVVLVLGAPMRSGVLPVAGVLGLALVASIGVGFVLSAISRTTTQVVQGAMLILLLSVFFGGLLLSPERLFAWARPVGWLLPMYHAIPGLRDSMLRGVPIATTPLLALAAIAVVTLAGGGIWSARRREPTG
- a CDS encoding YdeI/OmpD-associated family protein, which encodes MRDSVTFPVTIEFDTHERDGYMKHFIVLPETFAAVEGDRLVGELVGRTFSRVVWDHPDGSRRLKFGEGWLAELGLDVGDTIELTLQTDPDPDYVELAPELEEALAADPVAEHAWESLTPGRRRTLAYGVTRAKRPETRRRKARELVAELKVGR
- a CDS encoding SDR family NAD(P)-dependent oxidoreductase, which translates into the protein MSDLDTRTVLVAGGTGQVGEPIVRQLLDDGATVVVPSRRPEKARELLPSNAHVMEGDLSDPASAGAVRESITSQGLSPTDVIASLGSWWSGPDIGHLDPEEWDRVLAMGLGAHFHTANTFLPLLENTADATYTLINGGGGVDPVPGSGAVSISAAAQLMLGRVLAQQDGPPRVTTLVAMTPVLTRDRPEGRGGWLRAETIATITSRIVGGATLDEVTYLTNEPSAAGLLSSME
- a CDS encoding HAD family hydrolase translates to MHAAFLDLDGCLVDSSRAIPFAINAGLESVGLAPQPVDSLVQYVGPPLLATYRELLSQQGESPGRAEEAVQGYRAVYGGLARQWTTVVEGIPAALQSLRSAGIRLVVVTSKPRVVAVPLLEHVELLDEFEEVVGPELSALTEPKQVGLERALHLVGRADGDRADTVMIGDTRYDIEAGHSCGTRTIGVTWGSGSPEELMALGADRVVQRPRQIPVALHDLVA
- a CDS encoding LysE family translocator, which translates into the protein MPPLSSLASFGLLSLLLIIVPGPSVIFVLSRSVALGRRSGLLSVVGNTIGVSVLILLVAAGLGPMLERSATLFTAMKLIGAAYLGWLGIQAIRNRHEAARVVDVTEMGRTRRSLLAEGFIVGVSNPKALVFFAAILPQYVDPGIGPAGTQMAVLGGLFAVIALVCDGVWALAGGSARAWLLRSPRRLARLGGASGLAMIGLGVGLAVTGRPDSSR
- a CDS encoding ABC transporter ATP-binding protein, whose protein sequence is MTTAMPSQQSADGAPAVTVEASGVSRSFGDVAVIHDLDLSVAPGTIHGLIGPSGSGKTTTVRMLTGYLQPDAGTVRIFGSDVDAHDTATRQRIGYMPQLGVLYPELSVRENLLFVASLYGVRNASTRIEEVLRHLDLAGTESQALGSTSGGMQRRVALAGALLHEPDLLFLDEPTSGLDPRLRRQVWSHFQALRDDGRTLVVTTQIVSEATMCDTVGLIVEGRLVAVGTPAELRRRAEGGDVVDVQTSSRIPPQAIGALQQNDVVRKVSRNGENALRLVVADAEIDLPALDSVMADAGLDRPLAERYVRPFEDVFVTLLEQDDA
- a CDS encoding phosphotransferase, translated to MTVRELTWARRSVDADLDRMPPDVASLVEAVFGEADGLPTSVIHGDPSPSNTRLQPDGSVVLLDWDESRVDVPLLDRAGVQDPLLEGEELTRALRVMLAWEVANGWLVEPSYARARLKELRQLLRRRA